In Solanum stenotomum isolate F172 chromosome 6, ASM1918654v1, whole genome shotgun sequence, one DNA window encodes the following:
- the LOC125869444 gene encoding cyclic nucleotide-gated ion channel 1-like, with amino-acid sequence MFEDRKSEQSSFSIDHKSSSTNRPFHVRKPSASSLMRSVKRRIERGSERISSRRKPVRVHRVTDKLTKDQSVASNKKVLDPQGRFLQKWNKVSILVCVFAVSLDPLFFYISVIDNKNKCLDLDKTLKITACVLRSITDIFYVFHIILKFRTGFIAPSSRVYGRGELIEDSSAIAKRYLLSYFIVDAVAVLPLPQIVILFIAPNVNGSIALVTKEMLKIVIFAQYVPRFFRIYPLSKEIERTTGFFNKSALGGAVFNLFLYMLSSNVIGAFWYLFSIERQDTCWRNACDKIPNCSSDYLYCGGKMNGNAFLLNSSCPLLQQEDIKDPNEFDFGIALDALQFQVVEKRKFRTKLLYCFWWGLRNLSSLGQNLKTSSFDGDIIFAIFISIVGLILFSLIIGNMQKFMQSNLVRVEEMRMRRRDVEQWMSHRMLPVDLRDRIRRHEQYKWQQTKGLEEDSLIQNLPRDLRRDLKRHLCWSLLKRVPIFEKMDKQLLDALCDRLKPALFTDKSFIIREGDPVEEIHFLMRGTLLTMTTNGGRTGFFTSVHLKAGDFCGDELLTWALDPHTSSSSLPISTRTVQAVTDIEAFALTADDLKFVASKFRRLHSKQLQHTFKYYSQQWRTWAACIIQVAWHRHFRKKLKKSLREEEDKLQVALAKESTNASSLGATIYASRFAANLLPALRRNNTTGTKSSPTLPLLLHKPAEPDFSEKNDS; translated from the exons AT GTTTGAGGACCGGAAGTCAGAACAATCATCCTTCAGCATTGACCATAAAAGTTCGTCAACTAATAGGCCATTTCATGTCAGAAAACCATCAGCTAGCTCGTTGATGAGAAGCGTTAAAAGAAGGATTGAGAGGGGTTCTGAAAGAATAAGTAGCAGGAGAAAACCAGTTCGCGTCCATCGTGTAACTGATAAGCTAACAAAAGATCAATCTGTTGCATCAAACAAGAAAGTTCTTGATCCTCAGGGGAGATTTCTTCAGAAATGGAACAAAGTATCTATATTGGTTTGTGTATTTGCAGTGTCACTTGATCCGTTGTTCTTCTACATTTCTGTTATTGATAACAAAAATAAGTGCCTAGATTTGGACAAGACGTTAAAGATCACTGCTTGCGTTCTGCGTTCTATCACTGATATTTTCTATGTCTTTCACATTATCTTGAAATTTCGTACTGGCTTCATTGCTCCTTCTTCTCGAGTTTATGGAAGGGGTGAGTTGATTGAAGATTCCTCTGCTATAGCCAAGCGATATTTGTTATCTTATTTCATTGTTGATGCTGTAGCAGTCCTTCCACTCCCACAG ATTGTGATATTGTTTATCGCTCCCAACGTGAATGGCTCCATTGCTCTGGTGACGAAAGAAATGTTGAAGATTGTAATTTTTGCTCAATATGTTCCAAgattttttagaatttatccATTGTCCAAAGAAATAGAAAGGACTACAGGCTTCTTTAATAAAAGTGCATTGGGTGgagctgttttcaaccttttcCTCTACATGTTGTCCAGTAAT GTAATTGGAGCCTTTTGGTATTTGTTCTCCATAGAACGCCAAGATACATGCTGGCGCAATGCGTGTGACAAGATCCCCAACTGTTCGTCAGACTACTTATATTGTGGAGGAAAAATGAATGGAAATGCTTTTTTACTGAATTCTTCTTGCCCTCTCCTGCAACAAGAAGATATAAAAGATCCAAATGAATTTGATTTTGGAATCGCACTCGATGCTCTTCAGTTTCAGGTTGTTGAGAAAAGAAAATTCCGGACCAAACTCTTGTATTGCTTTTGGTGGGGGCTGAGAAACTTAAG TTCTCTTGGCCAAAACCTTAAGACAAGTTCCTTCGATGGAGATATTATCTTTGCCATCTTCATCTCAATTGTTGGGCTTATCTTGTTTTCCTTGATTATTGGCAATATGCAG AAATTTATGCAATCTAACCTGGTTAGAGTAGAAGAGATGAGAATGAGAAGGAGGGATGTAGAACAGTGGATGTCTCATCGCATGCTTCCTGTCGATCTGAGAGATCGAATCAGAAGACATGAACAGTACAAATGGCAACAAACCAAGGGACTTGAGGAAGATTCACTCATTCAAAATCTTCCTAGAGACTTGAGGAGAGATTTAAAGCGACATCTCTGTTGGTCTTTGCTCAAAAGA GTTCCCATATTTGAGAAAATGGACAAACAATTACTGGACGCATTGTGTGACAGACTGAAACCAGCACTCTTCACAGATAAGAGCTTCATAATCCGAGAAGGCGATCCAGTAGAAGAAATACACTTTCTAATGAGAGGTACACTGTTAACTATGACCACAAATGGTGGAAGGACTGGTTTTTTCACCTCTGTTCATCTCAAGGCTGGCGACTTCTGTGGAGATGAGCTTTTGACATGGGCTTTAGATCCTCATACTTCCTCCAGTAGTCTTCCAATTTCAACTAGAACAGTGCAGGCTGTAACTGATATAGAAGCTTTTGCCCTCACTGCGGATGACCTCAAGTTTGTCGCCTCAAAATTTAGACGTCTGCATAGCAAGCAACTTCAGCATACTTTCAA GTACTACTCACAACAATGGAGGACATGGGCTGCATGCATTATACAAGTAGCATGGCATCGACACTTCAGGAAAAAACTCAAGAAATCCTTAAGAGAGGAAGAAGATAAACTGCAGGTTGCATTAGCTAAAGAGAGCACAAATGCATCAAGTCTTGGGGCTACGATATATGCATCAAGGTTTGCAGCTAATCTGCTACCCGCCTTGCGACGCAACAATACAACTGGTACCAAATCATCTCCCACATTACCTCTACTGCTTCATAAACCAGCTGAACCAGATTTTAGTGAGAAAAATGATTCATGA